The Diabrotica undecimpunctata isolate CICGRU unplaced genomic scaffold, icDiaUnde3 ctg00002899.1, whole genome shotgun sequence genome includes the window gcgctatctcagagtagggAAACCTAAGTCATATATTTACAGTTGCATTGCATGTTCCAGCAATGTAAACACCCTAATTGATATGCATAATTTAACAGAACTTACAGACCTTAATAATCAAATTAATTATATAGGCATATGGTTTATTAGTATAGATACTATAGATAgtgaaaattaattaattaaataagtgGTAATAGAGTGGTAATTAAATAAGATGATACTATGTATTTAtacatataattatataaatatatatatatatatatatatatatatatatatatatatatatatatatatatatatatatatatatatattgaaataaatagaatataggagaaagaaaaatagtgtttaaaaggttaatttacaagttatatactagagaattttataaaaattatttatgtgagggcatttttaagaaattagcatataataattgtaaaaagttgtattttaataattataatgttgtagatatatttaagtgagccatgtgactaggcaaccaaaaatactcttgaaAGTGACAcatagaaattaataattatttataacgaatataaagtggggttataatgatatgttgtttaaaatgtgtattttattaaattagagtgttagttactaatttaagtgtatattctgatctgaaaagcctaaatgtcaacaaaattatcaatagaaaattaaagaattctccagaatagagaatttgacctttgtttacggtggaacattctggaataatggttatgtctgtggatcgaacctatactttttccagaatagaagaaatagaacaaaatcgaataggatttcttaccagatgattctggaacatggaaaaagatataaatacccggtgatttggattcaaggcatcagttatgagttacagttactatgagtccagtttagtatgaaagataattagagttagcatgaaatagaagtcagaacaattatagtcagacagaagttccaattgttcaatatagtgagttaaatgaagattaagaaacagtataaagaaaatattattgaagattaaataaagataaattaaaattatataatatatttggtgattggatattggtatactgaaaagaagaataaatataaatgctgtttgctggtttgcttggtggtttataaatgcttaagaagaaatatattttaaattggtggaagctgataattggaaaaagtaatttcacaaaaacaaggataaccgaagcacgaagacattgagtggtgattagaatctatacagtggaaaatagttcatttaggcattcagtgacagaaaggtacaaaattttgttaatataatttagttagtgtcataacaatttcaattttgaagatagtttgtttaaattttacattgtctatagaatttaattagtttcataagaatttcaatttaaagatagtttattgtaaatttacattggctaggttagatatatatgtgtgtcataatagatataataaagataatttaaaaaagtacttacaaactaattctttgagaaccgcgataaaaaccctatatattatattattaaaaatactcattgctcatcattcacaaacaatacatcataacaatatatatataagaaaaaagaagtacttgtgactcgtttggaaaaaatatataaatgtttttgatgggttggagtcaataaaaggggctatatACAAAgttaaactataaagaaaaacattttttgtaccggtacggaacgaatacctatatacattaagttttgcagacgatcaagtagtgattgcacaagaccaagacgacctcacctacatgatgaagaaactacaagaagaatataccaaggctggcctagatattaacctcgcaaaaacagagtacctatctacaagtgaagaagacatagaagatctacatattgatgacaacgtaacaatcaaaggaaaggataaattcaaatacctggggtttataatcacgaaaaaggcaacaacagaggaagaaattacacaaagattaggacaaacaagaacagcaatccgacaacttaactcagtatggtgggatagacacctaaatatgaagacaaaaacgcagatttataaaacattagtgcgaagtattatgacatatggggctgaaaattggatcataaacaagaaaaccagcagtaagatagtagcaacagagatggaatgcctgcgaagatgctgcagagtaacaagaatggatagagaagtaatgacgaaataaagcaaagaacatcaatagaaacagacatactaacatatatagaacaaaaaagactttagtggtatggacatgtaagaagaactagcgacagcagatggataaagagaataaccgaatggagcccaataggaaggaggaaaagaggacgaccccgaaaatcctggaggaacgaagtagacgacgccatgagtaagagaggactaaacgatggagaatggaacaacagagagagatggaaacggttgagcgagggaaggcagtgaatactgtagaatccctaaatatatatattttttgttaactcaccaaataaaattagtttcgttaataaaaattgctgcaaatacatgtcaaaaagaattaatactaaaatgcccttatctaataaattgtttcctgaaattttaataattttgaaaacattttcttaacaaaaaataattgaatttataaatagtttaaagtagcaaccaattacaaataagcctcaataaCACTAGCATAGTTCTCTCATGACCTGATCCTCCCATTTTTTTTTGGATCTTCCCCTTGGTCTTTCAGTTGCTGGTTTTCATCTGGTAATCTTCTTAATCAGTAGGTCGTTTTTCCTTCTCTCTATGTGTCCCAGCCATCTTAGCCTCTGTGCTTTAATAAATCTAACTATATCTTCTCCGTTCATTATGTCTCTTGGTTCATCGTTAATCCTTCTTCTCATTTCTCCGTTGTCCATTCTTATTGGGCCCATAATCCGtctgaggattttcctttcgaaaattctcaatttttcttcACCTTTTCCGTGAGGCACATTGTCTCAGCTACGTACGTAACTACTGGTCTGATTGCAActctgtataaatatttttagttttatatttctgGATTAGTTCTTGCCCTTCATGAGCCTATGATATCTTCAGTATGTTTTGTTGCCTGCTAGTATTCGTTCCATTACTTCTTTACTTCTTGTTTTGGGTGTTCACTATtattcccaaatatttaaattgttggacACTTTCAAAAGTGTAGTTTTCCATTTTGATTTCTCTCGTCCtgttatcttctcttctagagcagagtagatattttgtttttccttCGTTAATTTTTAGACCTCTTTTGCGTGCTGCTTTTGCCAGGATTGTTactgcttcttttaatctttcctTGTCTCTTCCCATAAgaactaaatcatctgcatatgcaaCTATTTGTGTTGAGAAGTGGGCTATAGTTCCTTTAATTTTGCTGGCCTTGACTGTTCCTTCTATTGCTATGTTGAATAATATGGTTGACAGAGAATCGACTTGCCGCACTCCTGTTTCTATTGCAATTGATTTTGTGCTACCTTCTTCTGTTGTTAGTTTATCTCGAGCTCCATCCATGGTCATTTTTGTTAATCTGATTAATTTTTCTGGTATATCTTAatttttcatttcaataaataatttatttcttccaatACAGTCAAAGGCTTgtctgaattttacaaaaaggatgTGGAGTTCTATGTTGTATTCGTGGCATTTTTCGATTGTTTGTGTAACTATGTGGATCGCATCTGTAGCGGATCTGCCTTCTCTGAATCCTTGCTGGTAGTCCCCAATTTTTTTCTCTGTGAATGGAGTTTTTGCTTAATGAGGGCTGTTAGAATTTTTTATGTTGTGCTCAGTAGAGATATTGCTCTAATAGTTGTTACAGTTTgttacttcttttttcttaaatattggtataattcTGCCTTCTTTCCAATCATCGGGCATTACTTCTGCTTCTCATATTCTAACTATTAGATTATAGATGCTAGTTAATAACTTTTCTTCTCCATTTTTAATCAGCTTATTGGGAATTTTATCTGTGTCGGGTGTTCTTTTCTGTTTCATTTTTTGAATGATGTCTAAATATTCATCATATGTTGGTATCCATATTTTATTATCTCTAATGTCTTCAATTGCGCCTACTTCCTCTTCCGGGCTTTTTTTGCATCTATATCGTTCTGTGAAGTGTGTTTCCCATGATCTATTGTCAATTTTAACTACTGGTCTGCCTTTTCTTTGTTGAGCTTTTAGGTATCCAAATAGTTTGGCGCggcctttacttttttttattcttttctaGGTTTTAACAGCTCTTCcatccataatttttttttcgttcttgCAATAATTAGCCtctgctttcttttttctttatattcgtTTGGATAATGTTTTTCTTTAGTTGATATCCATTTATCTCTTACTTGGTTTTTCTGTTTGATTTTGATTTCGCATTATGCATCAAACCACTCTTTCGTTCTTTTTATTTCCCTTTGTCCTAGCACTTCTTTAGCTGAATTCAAAAtggattattttatatttttccgttTGTCCTCTGTGTTATTTGCTTCTGTTAGATTTTCCTTTAGAGTTGTCTCTATATATATTGTTCTCTTAGTCCCTGTACTTTTAACTTCTTCAGATTCCatcttcttttgttttgtcttgttctctctgctttaatttttttattatattatttataaaattacctATCATGCTAACCACAAGCTCTTGcatatttttaaagttattatgTTTATTAGCAGCTAATCTTCGTTGAGCAAATATTATCATTggatatattatttaatttctatATTTATTACATTCAAAAATTTTTTGCTTTCCTTATACTGtggataaatttttaaattaaatgaacGAGTCAATTATCGGTAGACCATTTATGTTGCAGTGTGTTACAGAGCTTGTTAAAAATTCGAAAACTATCGAaactttgtaatatttttataaatttagaaagaaaattttaaaaacatgtATATAAAATACTTACTGTATACATATTAAACCGAGACTAATGATAAAACTCATTCCAGATTCTCTGATGTAAACAAGCAAGCGAAATTAACACGAAAGAAATTACCTAAAGGTAACTCCTAACAAAACTCTAACTTTCGTTAGAGCAGCAACTGAGATAAAGTTAATTATCTTCCATTAGCCTCTCAGAAGTGTATAATATTATTGCTCACTTCAGAGTTTTCCCAAAGTTTCGCCACGAACTGTGTCTTCGTTGCTTTTAGGAGCCAGATTTAAAATCCTCTAGCTCTCGGACTTCAACaaggaaattataaataaacttgtttctttagtttttgtaataagatgTCATGACTATCAGTAGCTTCAAATTAAAACTAAGAGATTTACAGGGTGttccaaataaataatattttaaatagtatgaacattaattaattaattaattttgattGAATATACTCACTTTTACTCTAAGAGTATTTCATGTAACTTCTTGTAATTATATTTTCACgatacttataaaacaaatatttataaatattatttacttctAAAAATGTGGTGTTAAAAATGTGTACTTTAAGGTTAGTAGCAGAATAGTTCTGAGAAAATTTGGTATAAAGGTCTTAACTATATTCGGTTGAAGTAAGAGATGTTCTACAAAAAATGCAATAACTTTAAACGACGAGGACAAGACAAGAATATAAGAAGTAAAAACGCGGATTAAATCCTTGACTTCTCAGTATAGTCAcgatattataattataaaggaAAATTAGTGTAAGTGTTTTCTTGCACCTTATCTCATGTAAGCCTGCGCAATATTTAGCTCTATGAGGAAAAAAGGGAGGATTCTTAGTTGTACTAATTAAATATTTCCCTTAAAAAATCATATTATGTTGATCTCTGGTGGTCATTGcatcttcgacatcttctctCCATGACCGTTTTGGTCTACCTAGTTTTCTTCCAGTGGGCGAAgtccatttttctatcttttttggcaatctattttcaggcattctctgcaaGTGTtcataccagtttagtcttttggcttcgatggTACCTATTATGTCTGGgtcaatttccatttctctcctatTATGTACGTTCCTGACATCATCAAGTTAAGTGTgccggcaacatcgtctccaataCTCCATTTCTattgccttaatttttgatttgtttttaattgATTTTCTTTTGTTACATTATTATTCCACAATACCCAAAAtgaatgaattataataaaacaaaaattatgactTTATGaaaattacaattgcacaaacaactatagaacaagtaaaagaatatgtatatttaagacaactagttaaattaaataaagaaaatcagaccggagaaataaagagaagaatacggttggcttgggtatccttcggaaaactatCCTAtgtactaaaaaatagaaaatacccccaatatttaaaaacaagagtcttcaaccaatgtatacttcctgttcttacctacggttctcaaacttggacgtttacaaaggaaaacatggaaaaaatagtaaAACTGAACCCACGAGCACAGAAGGTAAGAAAGAAGATAATATT containing:
- the LOC140432123 gene encoding uncharacterized protein codes for the protein MTMDGARDKLTTEEGSTKSIAIETGVRQVDSLSTILFNIAIEGTVKASKIKGTIAHFSTQIVAYADDLVLMGRDKERLKEAVTILAKAARKRGLKINEGKTKYLLCSRREDNRTREIKMENYTFESVQQFKYLGIIVNTQNKK